A part of Ziziphus jujuba cultivar Dongzao chromosome 8, ASM3175591v1 genomic DNA contains:
- the LOC107412869 gene encoding uncharacterized protein LOC107412869, giving the protein MEAEAESHLDSPDEPAISSDISSSDLRIVASPSPLERKIRTPLSHSFSASLTENQADKSPNCYDYAPVDKARMESSERPREADYSNLDDYFRQYYNIVAKSEGFTSFVDPTSRMGGGIRPCEVDEDAQEAADCAVQKHNSEGPSVIKLKRILKANRQVQVRSVYYITLEAADADGDGTTLYYETKVRGTSKPGRYKVEFFRPALNHIQ; this is encoded by the exons ATGGAGGCCGAGGCCGAATCCCATCTGGATTCTCCAGACGAACCTGCAATTTCTTCAGATATCTCCTCCTCCGATTTGAGGATTGttgcatctccatctcctttgGAAAGGAAAATCAGGACACCTCTTTCCCACTCTTTTTCGGCATCCCTCACAGAGAATCAGGCGGATAAGAGTCCCAACTG TTATGACTATGCCCCAGTAGATAAAGCTCGTATGGAGTCATCCGAGAGGCCACGAGAAGCTGATTACTCAAATTTGGATGACTACTTCAGACAGTACTATAATATTGTGGCCAAATCTGAG GGTTTCACGTCCTTTGTGGATCCAACATCTAGAATGGGTGGCGGAATTAGACCTTGTGAAGTTGATGAAGATGCACAAGAAGCTGCTGACTGCGCTGTGCAAAAGCATAATAGTGAG GGTCCAAGTGTAATAAAACTGAAGAGGATTTTGAAAGCTAACAGGCAAGTCCAAGTGCGTTCAGTGTATTATATTACACTTGAAGCTGCAGATGCAGATGGAGATGGAACAACTCTCTATTATGAAACTAAAGTCAGGGGAACGTCAAAGCCGGGCAGGTATAAGGTGGAATTTTTCAGACCGGCATTGAATCATATCCAGTGA